The Choloepus didactylus isolate mChoDid1 chromosome 13, mChoDid1.pri, whole genome shotgun sequence genome contains a region encoding:
- the GFRA3 gene encoding GDNF family receptor alpha-3 — protein sequence MAHPSSLQPLPPVVLLLLLQLPVLLGAGDSLPTEGRLTNSCIQARRKCQANPTCNAAYQHLESCIYNTSTSSPSEEPSVPAACLEATQQLKNSSLMGCTCHRRMKNQATCLDIYWTVHPAHRLGDYELDVSPYEDTVTSKPWKMNLGKLNMLKPDSDLCLKFAMLCTLNDKCDRLRKAYGEACSGPRCQRQVCLGQLRTFFEKAAESHAQGLLLCPCAPADRSCGERRRNTIAPSCALPGAAPNCLELRRSCFSDPLCRSRLVDFQTHCHPMDILGTCATEQSRCLRAYMGLIGTAMTPNFVSNLNASVALSCTCRGSGNLQEECEQLEGAFSHNPCLMEAIAAKMRFHNHLFSQDWADSTFSVMERQDKNPALRPQPWVSSLFSCTLTLILLLRL from the exons ATGGCTCACCCCTCGAGCCTGCAGCCGCTGCCGCCCGTGGTCCTGCTCCTGCTGCTGCAGTTGCCGGTGCTGCTCGGAGCCG GGGACTCCCTCCCCACAGAGGGTCGGCTCACGAATAGCTGTATCCAAGCCAGGAGGAAGTGCCAGGCCAACCCCACTTGCAATGCTGCCTACCAGCACCTGGAATCCTGCATCTATAATACAAGCACCTCATCACCCTCAGAAGAGCCATCAGTCCCTGCGGCTTGCCTGGAGGCAACACAGCAACTCAAGAACAGCTCTCTGATGGGCTGCACATGCCACCGGCGCATGAAAAACCAAGCTACCTGCCTGGACATCTACTGGACTGTTCACCCTGCCCACAGACTTG GTGACTATGAGCTGGATGTCTCCCCCTATGAAGACACAGTGACCAGCAAACCCTGGAAAATGAATCTTGGCAAACTGAACATGCTCAAACCAG ATTCGGACCTCTGCCTCAAGTTCGCCATGCTGTGCACGCTTAATGACAAGTGTGACCGGCTGCGCAAGGCCTATGGGGAGGCATGCTCGGGACCCCGCTGCCAGCGCCAGGTCTGCCTCGGGCAGCTCCGTACCTTCTTTGAGAAGGCGGCGGAGTCCCACGCGCAGGGACTGCTGCTGTGTCCGTGCGCGCCCGCGGACCGGAGCTGCGGGGAACGCCGGCGCAACACCATCGCTCCTAGCTGCGCCCTGCCAGGTGCTGCCCCCAACTGCCTGGAGCTGCGCCGCAGCTGCTTCTCCGACCCGCTGTGCAG ATCACGCCTGGTGGATTTTCAGACTCACTGCCATCCCATGGACATCCTAGGGACCTGTGCAACAGAGCAGTCCAGATGTCTGCGAGCATACATGGGGCTGATTG GGACTGCCATGACCCCCAACTTTGTTAGCAACCTCAATGCCAGTGTCGCCTTAAGCTGCACCTGCCGAGGCAGTGGCAACCTGCAGGAGGAGTGTGAGCAGCTGGAAGGGGCCTTCTCCCACAATCCCTGCCTCA TGGAAGCCATTGCAGCTAAGATGCGTTTTCATAACCATCTCTTCTCCCAGGACTGGGCAGACTCTACTTTTTCTGTGATGGAACGCCAG GATAAAAACCCTGCTCTGAGGCCACAGCCTTGggtgtcctctcttttctcctgcACACTTACCTTGATTCTTCTCTTGAGACTCTGA